The DNA segment CCAGCGTCGTCATGCGTGAAGCTCACCACTGGGCTTCCCTCATTTCTTTGAGCCGATGCCCCAGGGACACGACATCCCGCTCGGCGTGATGCTGCCTCAGGTAGACCTGCAGGTCGGCGACCCGACGCGCATGCTCCTCCTCCAGGACCAGGGGTGCCGGCCCCAGAGCGTGGCCTACCGTCGTGAGGATCGACTCTGCAGTGTCAGCCACGATACTTCGCACCCGTGCGGCGAGGAGAGCGCCGGCGTCGCCGCCGGCCCTGCCCGCATCGATGTCAGCCGCGGCGGCGGCGAGCGTGACCCGTGCGGCGTGCAGCTGACGATCAACCTCGCCCAGGTGCATCAGGGCCAGCTGGTCCGGTGCCCGATCCCTGATCGAGTCCAGCAGGCGCCGCGACACCGCCACCGCGCCGCCATACCAACAGGCGGCGACTCCGAGACCTCCCCAGGCGAAACCGTCGCGCACCAGATACCAGGAGTCCTCTCCTACCGGGGCGGCCAAAGCCTCGTCAAAATCGACTGGCCCACTGTCGACGGCACTCAGTCCTCTGCTCACCCAGGTACCGGGGACAGGGTTGACTCCCGGCTGGCCGAGGGCCACGGCGAAGGCACGCCGCCCACCGCCGGGCAGGTGGGCGGTAACAACCGCATGGTCGAGTCTGCCGGCAAGCGAGCACCAGGGTTTCCGTCCGGTCAGCAACCAGCCGCGGTCATGGTGCGGATGCGCCTCGAGCCGGGTTCCCGGCCCTTCGGCAGCGAACACCCCCCAGGTTCCTTCAGAAACGGGTTGGCCAGCTTGGTCCAGGATGGCCAGGGCATCGAGGTGGGGTTCAACCGTGCGGGCAACAGTCAGGTCGGCTGCGGCGAGGGTTGCCAGGGTTTCCCAGAGCCGAAGAGTCGACCCAGCCCCGGGCAAGGGGGCTGATTTTCCGAGCTCGGAGGCAAGAGCGAGGGCCTCGGTCACCGAACCCGCAGCAGCGGCTCCCAGATGGTAGAGCGCATCCTGGTCCTTTGACCCAGCGTCCAGGAGCACTGACAGCCTCGGTTCCGTCACATCATCCTCTTCCGTCGGCGGCACAATAATCAGCATACTTACTCCATCTGGTCTCTGCTCACCGTAGAAACCTGGCTACAGAGGGGATTCCTTGACGGGATGGGAAAATCGGAGTGGGCTTAGGTCCCAGACTCCGACGGCGGAAGGTACCCGATGACATCCCTGTGGCAGGCGACCCGCCCCCCGCTTCCGACCGATCCGTTCACCCCCGGCGCCAGATATGACTCGGTGGTGGTGGGCGCGGGCATCACCGGAATCAGTACCGCGCTCCTGCTGGCGCGCTCCGGGCAACGGGTCGCCGTCCTGGAGGCGCGTCGTGCCGGCGACGTCACTACCGGCAACACGACGGGGAAGGTCTCACTCCTGCAGGGGACGCAGCTCTCGAACATCATCCGTCACCATGGCGCCGAGACGGCCCGCCATTACGTCACCGGCAACCTTGAGGGCCAGGCCTGGTTGCTGCGCTTTTGCCGCGAGCACGGAATCCAGTTCGACACCGCCGATGCAGTGAACTATTCAGTCACAGCTGCCGGGGCCGCCGCCCTCTCCGCGGAGTTTGATGCCTGCTGCACTGCGGGGCTGTCACCGACGCTCGGCGACGAGTCCTCCCTGCCGTTTGCGGTGACCAGTTCGCTCCGCCTCGCGGGGCAGGCGCAATTTCATCCGTTGCAGGTGCTGGCTGGACTTGCCGCCGACCTGCGCTCCCACGGTGGCGTACTGATCGAAGGGGTCCGCGTTCAGGGGATCACCACCGGCAAGCTGAAAGGTGACGACATCCGGGTGAACACGGCCAGGGGGCCCGTGACGGCTGAACATCTGATCCTGGCCACCGGCACTCCGATTCTCGACCGGGGCGGTCATTTCTCGGTTCTCACCCCGCAGCGGTCCTATGCGGTGTCTTTCACCAGCGAGGAAGGGTCACCGTTGGAGCTGGACGGGATGTACCTGTCTGTCGACTCGCCCACCCGCTCCCTGCGCACGAGTGTGGTCAACGGCAGGAAGTACCTGATCACCGGCGGGAATGGCCACCGGGTGGGCCGCCAAACCCATACGCAGGGGCTCATCGATGACCTCGTCCGGTGGACCCAGCAACACTTCGGCACGGTACAGCCGGTCCATCACTGGTCCGCGCAGGATTACGAACCGGCCTCGGCTGTGCCCTACGTGGGCAGACTGCCCCTGAGCCGGCACAACATCTATACGGCCACCGGGTACAACAAGTGGGGTCTGACCAACGCCGTGGCCGCTGCCCTCGCCCTGTCGGCGGAGATCCTCGGCGGCCACATGCCCTGGGCCCGCAAGCTGTATGCCACCCGAATCGCCCCTCAGGACGCCCTCAGCACCGTAAAGTCCAATGCTGGCGCCGGGCTTGAGCTGCTCAACGGGTGGCTGGGCTCCCTCGCGCGAACCT comes from the Arthrobacter sp. CAN_C5 genome and includes:
- a CDS encoding FAD-dependent oxidoreductase, whose protein sequence is MTSLWQATRPPLPTDPFTPGARYDSVVVGAGITGISTALLLARSGQRVAVLEARRAGDVTTGNTTGKVSLLQGTQLSNIIRHHGAETARHYVTGNLEGQAWLLRFCREHGIQFDTADAVNYSVTAAGAAALSAEFDACCTAGLSPTLGDESSLPFAVTSSLRLAGQAQFHPLQVLAGLAADLRSHGGVLIEGVRVQGITTGKLKGDDIRVNTARGPVTAEHLILATGTPILDRGGHFSVLTPQRSYAVSFTSEEGSPLELDGMYLSVDSPTRSLRTSVVNGRKYLITGGNGHRVGRQTHTQGLIDDLVRWTQQHFGTVQPVHHWSAQDYEPASAVPYVGRLPLSRHNIYTATGYNKWGLTNAVAAALALSAEILGGHMPWARKLYATRIAPQDALSTVKSNAGAGLELLNGWLGSLARTSAVNPPEGQGEVVRTGARPEGVCVVDGVTHRVSAVCPHLGGVLGWNDAERSWDCPLHGSRFTADGTLLEGPATRDLTRGG
- a CDS encoding acyl-CoA dehydrogenase — its product is MLIIVPPTEEDDVTEPRLSVLLDAGSKDQDALYHLGAAAAGSVTEALALASELGKSAPLPGAGSTLRLWETLATLAAADLTVARTVEPHLDALAILDQAGQPVSEGTWGVFAAEGPGTRLEAHPHHDRGWLLTGRKPWCSLAGRLDHAVVTAHLPGGGRRAFAVALGQPGVNPVPGTWVSRGLSAVDSGPVDFDEALAAPVGEDSWYLVRDGFAWGGLGVAACWYGGAVAVSRRLLDSIRDRAPDQLALMHLGEVDRQLHAARVTLAAAAADIDAGRAGGDAGALLAARVRSIVADTAESILTTVGHALGPAPLVLEEEHARRVADLQVYLRQHHAERDVVSLGHRLKEMREAQW